From one Triticum urartu cultivar G1812 chromosome 3, Tu2.1, whole genome shotgun sequence genomic stretch:
- the LOC125543465 gene encoding F-box protein At5g49610-like — protein sequence MNSRPATMAEAAPPPLLGGLPDEIAIWEILVRLPPKDLLRCRAVCRAWRCTTSTRDFLLAHHARQPSLPLSYVKNYGGDLFTLDIISFDHQGGAATPQTVARLRRHILIPRVSCDGLIVFWIECKAGQQLFICNPATRQYGCLPMLFGGPLSAVGMPFGAPRPVAVGMYSHSPTGEYRLVLLQKAEAPDGSSLVYTYALGSSQPPWHLHIEGPNLNELVFSRGPFLFRGSLHWCISNMIIVFDTVAESFRQMRTPVVPNLSDLFEMDGMLGMSSFDDYNDDEPIVDIWMMQDYEHEVWAFKYRVEIPYAELTLQFGLFYPRDCVVFTSWVGDVVVLVPFGRWLLQLDVGGKLVASFEDSGGLIGQPYQLKQTLVQHTFFPTLEGYVVNGSPFI from the coding sequence ATGAACTCCCGGCCAGCGACCATGGCGGAGGCCGCaccgcctcctctcctcggcGGCCTCCCTGACGAAATCGCCATCTGGGAGATCCTCGTCCGCCTGCCCCCCAAAGACCTCCTCCGCTGCCGTGCCGTCTGCCGTGCCTGGCGCTGCACCACCTCCACCCGCGACTTCCTCCTCGCCCACCACGCCCGCCagccctccctccctctctcctacGTCAAAAATTACGGCGGCGACCTTTTCACCCTAGACATCATCTCCTTCGACCACCAGGGAGGGGCCGCCACCCCCCAGACCGTCGCGCGACTTCGCCGCCATATCTTAATTCCGAGGGTCTCCTGCGACGGCTTAATCGTCTTCTGGATAGAATGCAAAGCTGGTCAACAACTATTCATCTGCAACCCGGCGACTCGTCAGTATGGTTGCCTCCCGATGCTTTTTGGCGGTCCCCTATCCGCCGTGGGGATGCCTTTTGGCGCTCCCCGACCCGTGGCCGTGGGGATGTACTCACACAGCCCAACCGGCGAGTACCGACTAGTATTGCTGCAGAAAGCTGAAGCACCAGATGGCTCCTCCCTCGTCTACACATACGCTTTAGGCTCCAGCCAGCCGCCGTGGCACCTACACATCGAAGGCCCCAATTTGAACGAACTGGTATTCTCGCGCGGACCTTTCCTGTTCCGTGGTAGCCTGCATTGGTGCATAAGCAACATGATAATTGTGTTCGACACCGTCGCTGAGTCGTTCCGGCAGATGCGCACTCCAGTTGTTCCTAATTTGTCTGATCTGTTTGAGATGGATGGAATGCTCGGCATGTCCAGTTTTGATGATTACAATGATGACGAGCCAATTGTTGATATCTGGATGATGCAGGACTACGAGCACGAGGTCTGGGCTTTTAAATACCGGGTTGAAATACCGTATGCGGAGCTCACCTTGCAGTTTGGATTGTTTTACCCGCGTGATTGTGTGGTGTTTACTTCTTGGGTTGGCGATGTGGTAGTGCTGGTCCCGTTTGGCCGCTGGCTACTTCAGCTTGACGTGGGTGGCAAGCTGGTTGCCAGTTTCGAGGACAGCGGTGGACTCATTGGTCAGCCATATCAGCTCAAGCAAACTCTTGTTCAGCATACCTT